The Ovis canadensis isolate MfBH-ARS-UI-01 breed Bighorn chromosome 13, ARS-UI_OviCan_v2, whole genome shotgun sequence genome includes a region encoding these proteins:
- the BIRC7 gene encoding baculoviral IAP repeat-containing protein 7 — translation MGLEDRTKCWCYGPEPSHWAAGSRPPRGQHGPHSLCNPRGQGTDSALSWGGQDHMDGQILGQLRPLAEEEEEDGAALAPRPAFPGMGSEELRLASFYDWPLSAVVPPELLAAAGFFHTGQQDKVRCFFCYGGLQSWERGDDPWTEHARWFPRCEFLLQTKGRDFVCRVQESCCCPPGSWDRSEEPEDVGPATPSDVGGGQGWPAWSQCPAVQAVLRMGFRPGQVQGLLQRKYHQMALTGMSTSQLVADLLQEEDGGRVVGARAPALPGPELLTPRIEAQVESALESGPPGGEPGGVQDAEEQLRRLREERTCRVCLDRTVGVVFVPCGHLACAECAPNLQQCPICRAPVRSCVRTFLS, via the exons ATGGGGCTTGAGGACAGGACCAAGTGCTGGTGCTATGGCCCAGAGCCAAGCCACTGGGCAGCTGGCAGCCGTCCCCCTCGGGGGCAACATGGACCCCACTCTCTCTGCAACCCCCGGGGCCAGGGCACTGACAGCGCCCTGTCCTGGGGAGGCCAGGACCACATGGATGGGCAGATCCTGGGCCAGCTGCGCCCcctggcagaggaggaggaggaagatggtgCTGCTCTGGCACCGAGGCCTGCCTTCCCCGGGATGGGCTCAGAGGAGCTGCGGCTGGCCTCCTTCTACGACTGGCCGCTGAGTGCCGTGGTACCGCCGGAGTTGCTGGCCGCTGCGGGCTTCTTCCACACCG GCCAGCAGGACAAGGTGAGGTGCTTCTTCTGCTACGGGGGTCTGCAGAGCTGGGAGCGAGGCGACGACCCCTGGACCGAGCATGCCAGATGGTTCCCCAG GTGTGAGTTCCTGCTCCAGACAAAAGGAAGGGACTTTGTCTGCAGGGTTCAGGAGTCCTGTTGCTGCCCACCGGGCTCCTGG GACCGGTCGGAGGAACCGGAAGATGTGGGTCCTGCCACCCCCTCAG ATGTGGGGGGCGGCCAGGGGTGGCCAGCATGGAGCCAGTGCCCAGCAGTCCAGGCCGTGCTTCGCATGGGCTTCAGGCCGGGCCAAGTGCAAGGGCTGCTGCAGCGCAAGTACCACCAGATGGCGCTGACCGGCATGTCCACGTCGCAACTGGTAGCCGACCTGCTCCAGGAAGAGGACGGGGGCCGGGTGGTGGGGGCCAGAG CTCCTGCCCTGCCAGGGCCTGAGCTGCTCACACCCAGAATAGAGGCTCAGGTGGAGAGTGCCCTGGAGTCAG GTCCCCCCGGCGGAGAACCGGGAGGCGTGCAGGATGCAGAGGAGCAGCTGCGGCGCCTTCGAGAGGAGCGGACATGCAGGGTGTGCCTGGACCGCACAGTGGGCGTCGTCTTCGTGCCCTGCGGCCATCTGGCCTGTGCCGAGTGCGCGCCCAACCTGCAGCAGTGCCCCATCTGCAGGGCCCCCGTCCGCAGCTGCGTGCGCACCTTCCTGTCCTAG